In Drosophila busckii strain San Diego stock center, stock number 13000-0081.31 chromosome 3R, ASM1175060v1, whole genome shotgun sequence, the sequence GAGTCTAGCACTAGGATTAGCTCTAGCCGAAGCGCAGAGAGTCTTtctaacataaattaaacaaaactcaacaacagcaacaaatggccACATTTAATGCAACCAATgtaacaagcaacagcaacgccgcCGATGCTCTGGCCTCTGGTGCAACATTTCTAGTGCCCGCCACGGCAACACCAGTGtcggcagcaacagttggcaCCGTGGGAACGCATCCGCTGCAGTTGGATCCATTCGGTGGTCTTTCTACGCACTCACCTTACCTGGGCGCTGGTGTGCCGCCCTTGCAACCGTTGCCACTgcaccatcatcatcagcagacAACCAACTCTTCCTCCTCGTATACGTTTGTGCAAATTAAACGTGAGCCTGTCAACGACCTCAACGCCAACAATTGCCatcaaccacagcagcagcagcatcatcaccaccaccaccaacagcagcagcaacatcatttgCAAACAGCATCGACATCGCTGGGGTTAACCGGCAGTTTATCCACATCATCCTTGACCGCTTCGGCCACATCAAAGACCATGACGACGTTGGTCAAAATTGAAGCATCCTCGCCAAAGGTCAACGATTTGGATAAGTCCTCGTGCAATACAAGTAAATGGCaagctaacaattttatttggcatactaataataatattactcCAATCTAGGTAACTCGGTGCCCATTGGTATTGCTGTGGCACGCAAGCGTCCACAAGAAGCTAACAATGCCACATTGAATAGTGGCTCCAATCTGGCGCTGCAGTCAACGCTCAACAAGGACATGAACTGCTTTGGCATTCGTGTTGCTGATTTGGGTAAGGCCATATCAAATATCTATCAAATATAAGACAGATCAGAAGTACTGAGGCCAACCAAGATTCATTTCATGCCCATCATCATTagacttttaaataattcatgcACGTAGTGCGTCTAATTGAATCTCACGGAgatttgtgtgtttgctaatGAGCGTTTGACTACGCCAAcggcaacaccaacaccaggCGCTTGGTCAACATCCCCAGGGATACAAAgccagcgactgcgactgcgactcaATGGCATTGAGCGTTAATTATGGCACTAATATGATTTCTAGAaaggcattaaaaataaaagaattcctccagttgagttgagttgagggTGGCTCTTAAATGAGTTTGTAAACAGCCCCTTTAAAGCATTGACAGGGGGTGTGTATGGCACTCACTTACATAAATCATATGGTGAATATGGATGCGTACAactgatttgttgttgttgttgttgaactGACTTTTGCCTGCAGCTGTTTAGCAAGCGGGTGGTTCAGGACTGTCAGGCCGGAAGTACCGAGAGTCCTGCATATGAAATTTGTGACCACATTTAATATTACGCAGCATAGAGATTAAATGAAGCTTGCCTCTTGAATTATATTTTCCTTTGCTGTGCGTCTGTCCAAAATGATGAACTTGAATTCCTCTTGCGATTGCACCCCAACATTGTAGCGTGAATCAGCTTTGATCTGTAGGTGGGATTACTCACCAGGTAGAGCATTTTTCTTGTGCTGGGTGGTTGCTGCttggtttttcttttcgcTTGACAGTTGCAAGTGGTGTGTGTGCTCTAGTCTAAGGGGGAGCACTGTCTCGATTGCTAAGGGTTTCATACAAGGGATGCTCTCAGGACACGCATAAGTGCTTTAAGTATGTGCACCATATGGCAACAAATCTCCCTCTAATGTCAGTTATTCTATCTTTGTATTCATCTCGCTTTGTTTAGTTGCAAACTCAAGTTGCCCAAAATACGCATTTTCAACAATATTCACTaattgcaagcaacaacaatttgaggttcgataatttaatgcaattagtCATGTGTCCAGTGTCCTGTGTGCGTCTTAATCGAAATTTCCTTTTTTCTTGTGCTTATCGCTTGCACACTGACTGTTGCTTAAGGGTGGGTGGGCGGCCTGTAGTGGGCCTTTCTCCTGTCCAAATGCATAGTTCAAGGACAATGCAATAATTCacgtatacacacacataatgacacacatacagagacacGTATACAGAAATTTGCATACGTATTGATGCATGCATCAGCGCAATGCAAAACAAGTTGACGAAATAAACTTTGCGCACTGTCGAAAGTCGAAAGTGAGCAGaagcattttataaacataattattagctattttatggtttattgattatttaattaattgcgttttttgtttatttattattttacaggTGGCACAGGTTGTGGCAATCTTTATTTCACAGGCAACGGAGATCTGATGACGACAGGTAGCGCCACTGCTGAGGAATTGGCGCTTAGCGCTGCTGGCGTCAACAGAGCACCTTCAACCTTCTGGCAATATCCAAGTGAGTCTGAATTAGAGACACTGCATCCATTACTAGTTGCTCCCGcatctctctttctatctatCTGTACAAATCCTGattgctgtctctctctctctctctctttgatttgtttgttttacacatttctatttatttatttgcttttcgttgcgttgttgttgtagatgCATTACCCATTGAATCAGTGATTTCCATGTCGCCCGCCACCGTGGGCTTGCAATACTCACGCGAGGCCAGTCGTGGTCAAGTGGTGCTGCTGCCCGCTGCGCCCGCAGCGCTTGGTAAGTTCTTCAAGAACTCTTTCATTCATCTCTAtcatactcacacacacacgcagacagacacacacacacacacattcatacatatgcataagcaGCAGTGGCTGCTCTTAATCCTATTTAGGTTTAACTTGATTTTTCAATACCAAAACTAATTCATGCTTTTATAACTGCGCTTCTCTTTACTCCCGCCTACGCCTCCGCCTCCGCTCCAAATCCATTTAATTGCCAAATCCAATTACCAATTTGCAACAACTACAATCTACAACTCGTACTCCAATTTGAACTCTCACGTCTCTATGCACAGCAGGCATATCAAATTTTCCCTTCTTAACGCCCACAGATCCGTTCCAGCAGgcggctgccgctgcagcgtTCGTCTGGCCCTCGGCTTACATACCCCAAGCAGCCACAGCTCCCggagctgcagccgcagcggcTGCACTGCAGCCATCGCCCAACTTTATCTTTCCCTCCATGGGACATGCACACCCGCAGCTGGGCGCCACGCCCCCTTACGCCTCCACGCTGCAGCTGTATTTGGCAGCCGCAGCCAGTGGCAGCTCCACGCTCTGCCAGCACAGCAATCAGCAGAcgagcagcaccaccaccaccaactcCTCTACCATAAACCTGAGtcttgctggcgctggcgccgGCTCCGGCGTTAcctgcagcaccagcagcagcagccttagCAGCCTcagttccagcagcagctctcgcTTCCTCAGCCTGAGcacgcagccgccgccgccaccgcccaAGCCTTTTCCCATGAACTCCTTGCTGTTGCCGGCTCCAGCAGCGCTGAAGCTGGAGGATTATCCGCTGGCTcagccgttgccgttgccgctccCATTGCCGCTTGGCACGCTGCCCTTGCCGGAGCACGGATCAGCACGTGAGAGCAGCGAACAGCAGGCGTTGAATCTAATGCGTCTGCCCACGCCGCCCACATCGGCCACCATGGAGCCCACTGCTGGACATTCGCTGCCGCATCCCATACTCTTCCAACCCTCGCCTagcacgcccacgcccatgccAGCGCTGCTTAATCTGTCTATGCATGGAGCAGCTGTAAatacagccacgcccacgcctacCGAGGAGACGGCGCTCAACTATAAGCTGCATGCGCCGCTGACGCCACAGACGCCTCCCAGACTGGGCACAGCCCCCGCGACGCTACCACAAATGCAAGATGTCAACATACAGACGGACACGCCCGTCTGCAGCGACGAGGAGAACTCCTCTTGCCCGCTCAAAGCCACACAGGACCCAGTCCAGCCCCTTGAACTCACCAAACCCAGTGAATCCAGTGCCAGCAATCCCAATCAACCAAACGAGTGCCATACCCAAACCAGTCCCAGTGACAAGATCCCCCCCATGCCAGAGGCGCCTCTAGAGCCGCCTGCCCTTGTGCccttgcagcagcagacgccgCCAGCGGATCTAAcgggactgctgctgctctccaaCATAAGCACCAACAGCAAGCCGCTCATGCGCGTCAAGCAAGAGCCCGTGGAGCACTATGAACCCGCACCAATTCCTGCTCCAGCACCACAGCCCCTGTcaatgcccatgcccatgcccgtTGAGCCACTGCAGCAGATGATTGAAATGCATGAGCCACAGCAATCGGAACCGCTGGGCGGCTTGAAGCTGCTCTGCGCCTTGGCTGAGCAGCGCATACAGGAGGAGGGCAACAGTCTATTTACCACGCCCACCTCGCGTACGCCAACGCCACCGCCCACACCGCCGAGAGCAGACACACCGCCCTCCAGCTTCGCCTCGCTCCAGCAGAGCTCTCCGACGTTTCCCTCAATGCAGGGCATTGAGCTGCCAACCACATCAAGCGCCGCTGCGTCCGTTGGCGAGCTGCCACTGACTCCGGTGAAGCGCAAGAAGCACAAACATTCCAAGTCGAACGCCTTGTGCGGCGACAGCCGCAAAGCCTCACGCTGCAGCAAGAAGAGCAAGAAGAAGCGACGCCACAGTCgctcacaacagcaacaactgctggGCGAGGATAATGCGTCGGAGCTGCAAGATGATGAGCTGCAGGCGGAGCTGCGCAATGCGCTCAAGGTCATGGATCCCACTAATGCACAGCGCTTTGGCCAGGAGGTGTTTAGCATGATGGACAACAGAATGCGCATGCGCTTGGCGGATGTAACGCGGCAGTATCGTAAAAAGAAGCGCAAGCTCGACGAGATTAGCAAgcataagaagaagaagaagtgcTCCaagctacaacagcagcagcagcagcagcaacaacaacaacagacgcTATCATTGCAGTCAACGCCAACGCCCACgctgcaacagccacagctgACGCTAAGCTCAACGCTATCGGGAGTGTTAGGGTAAGCGATTGGCCTTTACTTTGCTACAGTTTAGTTAACATTAGTTGTCATTGCAGCACCTCCTCACCCTTGAGAGATTGCAAGTTCTCGAAGTTCTCGAGCTTCATGCGCCTACCAGAGAAAACACACTCCTTCCCACCGCCACCGGAGCCGTCACTGCTGCAGCAAACGCCGCCAGAGTCGAGTACCTTGCCCAGCAGTCGGAACAGCCGCTCACCCAGCACCACATCCTTTGTGCGCCTGGAGCCGAGTGCACTTGATGCcgccgttgctgttgcacccACCTCCATTACCTCCAATGCTTCCAAGCATGCAGTCGCCGCCAAGACTGCGGCGCGTCGCGAGCGTAAGCTCAAAGCCAGCACGCTGGACGCGCAGCAGGCAACGGAAGCCAAGCGGCGACTAACTGCTGCCGATGCGGAGCTGCAGCTGACCAGCGAGCATCTCTATCGCGATGAGACGCGCGTGCTCACCGACATGGGCGGACTGTTCTATGCGGGCGTAATGAAGCCGCTGCGTCCACCAGATGTCTATGCCATTACACTCGACGGCGAACGCGGCAACAAGTCGCATGTCATGTCGCGCGAGGATATACTCAAGGATACGGTGCGTTGCCTACATATACAGCTTGCATTTCAtatgattaataatttaacttgTGCAGATTCTTGAAGTGGCGCCCAAGAGCGTCGAGGATGTGCCTGTGGGCACACGTCTGTGTGCCTATTGGAGTCAGCAGTACCGCTGCCTCTATCCAGGACGTGCCATTGAGTCGGAGTCTGCTCATGAGAGTCAGCAGGCGGcgttaacaacagcagcagcagcaaccacagcaggAACAGGAACAGCGACAACGTTGCAGGACTTTGTTAGCGTGGAGTTTGATGACGGCGACAGCGGACGCATACGCTTGAAGAACATACGATTGCTGCTCAGCAATTATCCTATAGCAGGTGTGATGGGGTTACGATATACATATGTCCATACAAGTCCGAACATTCTAAATTTGTGCATGACTGAAcagtttaattcatttaacaaCAGTCCTCTCATtcagtttaatattttgcatatatacacaGTCTTAAAgtctttatttaatatactttatTACTATTGTTTATCCTTGAAACCCGCTCCTGTTACCCGTTGCGTCAACCCTACAGAGTACAACGATAATCCACTTTACTCAGTAGGCAAACAGAAGCGTGGCGCGCTGCGCTCTGGCGACAACTGTGCAGGCGCTGGTCCGGCATTGGAGCAAGCTGCTGCGGCTAGTGCTGATGAGGGTCACAACAGTCATCACGGCTTTAGCATGACTAGCGATAACACAACCTCGCTGGCCGCCACCATGGAGCTCTTTACACAGCGCAGCGAGAAGAAGCGGCTAAAGAAGAGCTTGAAGAAGCTGAACAAAGCACAGAATGGCAATGGACAATGCGGCAGTGAGTCGAATGGCTTGGATGCAAAtggcgcagctgctggcgaTGGCTTGGACGATGGCAATCGCAAGCATCACAAGCATAAGAAGCGCAAGAAGCACAAGAAGCATCATCGCAAGAATGGCAATGAAGAGGCTGAGCCGCCGGCACAGGAATATGTAGTGGCAAAGGCACAAGCAGAGCAGCCTGCAGTGGTGGCGCCACCAGTTAAGCAGGAGGTGAAGGTGAAGGCAGAGCAGCTCGATATTGAGGAGGAGACCACCTCTAACGTCATGTCCGAAATATCCGATGAGGTAGCAGCGCTTTAAAcacattaaattacaattaatctTATGCCGCTTTTTTGTTGCAGGTCAAGGGCGACGAACTGGTTGGGCACAACAACTCCAAGGGCAGCAGCAAGATCGCTGCCTTCTTGCCGGAGCGTCAGCTCTGGGGTTGGTTTGGCACCGCCTATCGCAAGGCGGGCGTCAAGGGTCGCGCCAgaaagcaattttataaaacaatcaAAAGGGGCAAGGAGACTATAACGGTAAGCAATAAAccataataaacaataatcgcataataaacaatttgtactCGGCAGGTCGGGGACTGTGCAGTATTTCTATCCACGGGACGGCCGGATCGACCCTACATTGGGCGGATTGAGTCCATGTGGGAAACCACCGCTGGCAATAGAGTCGTGCGCGTGGCCTGGTTCTACCACCCGGAGGAAACTAACGGCTGTCCAAAATTGAAATATCCGGTAagctgcatttataatttttacttgtcatttgtttataacaatgcttttgttttgctgtacAGGGTGCGTTATTTGAATCGCCGCATGAGGATGAAAATGATGTGCAAACGATTTCGCATCGTTGCGAGGTGCTACAATTTGTTAGCTACTTTAATAAATTCGGGGTCGATTCGAAGCAATATCAATCCATATACGATAACAATGATACATATTATTTAGCCGGGCACTATAACCCAAGGTTGCAAGTGCTGAAACTACAAGACGATATTCCAACTCTCGAAGAGCTGCAGGATACAACTACTAATACAACTATAACTACTACAGAGAATTAAGCAAAGCGTGGATAGGCTAAGGCATAGTGCATacaaatctatataaatactatatatatatatacaatgttATACACATTTTACAATACGcgagatatatatatacttatatatgtatacacacatattatttctatattttaaaacCATTAATGTAAACGTAAACGAaatcaaaaaactaaacaaaaacaaaaaaaaggaaaatcgAGAGAGATAAATGAACTAAGCAACAGGCCACTAAACTAGTGTGTAGTTACGAGAAAGCGCAAGCAATTTTAAAGTCTTAACTGTAAAGCAAGcgctacatttttaaaaaattcagcaaatgtttaaattttaaatctgTGTGCTCCctaattttaaacaaacacatacagGCAGACaacacgcaaacacacacacacacacatactaaatGCAGACAGTACCCACAGATACACAAgtatacttaaatatatatatatgttttcaGATGACATTTAAAACATGTTTGAGAGTTTTAAAGCGAGCaacatgtgcagcagcagcaactactactATAAATGTAACAATTCAATGTGatagcaaaaaacaaaaccagaTGTTGATGTGTATAGAGATGAGAGTATAAGCATAGTTCATAAAactaacaagcaacaaatagagAGCAAGCAAAAGAATGCGTTGAATATTTACAACTCGTTTTAttcataaaagcaaacaacttaatgtaaaatcaaacaaatctATCTATAGCCACACactataaaacaaacaaccaaCTTACAAGTATATCAATAAACTTGCCGTGATTATTGTACAAACgttgtatttatttcagcCTCTCAGAACtcgttatattattataaattataagctcattttatttatgattgcTACGCGAACATAACGTGGTTAACATTAAACCAAAAGTAAGTCGGCAATCAAATCTGTAAAATGAATTAGTTTACAATAACAtcaagaagaaaataaaacgcaatagtatttaatttaaagggaacatttatttttgaattataacTTTCAATTTAGATTGCGTACAACATGCAGGCCTGGAGGGTAGCTGGAGCTAAAGTAAGCATATTATCAATGGCTGACGGCAGTAAAAGCTGTGCTCAACCGGAGGAACAAATAGAGTTATACATCAAAAACCCGAagattccttttttttgtacatcagcaaccaaagattgttgtttgtacatcaacaaccaaaagtcgtttttttttgtacatcaacatCCAAATGATGCACGTTAGCAACAAAACGTTGCTTTGAATGTTGATGTACAATACAacctttgtttgttttatgtacaacacataaataatcTTACTAAGattgaaaaaagaaaagaactaagttcaagttgaatgtaacagttcaatttgaattgggtaAAACTGATGGCTGGATGATAGGTAAG encodes:
- the LOC108603954 gene encoding protein winged eye isoform X3, with translation MATFNATNVTSNSNAADALASGATFLVPATATPVSAATVGTVGTHPLQLDPFGGLSTHSPYLGAGVPPLQPLPLHHHHQQTTNSSSSYTFVQIKREPVNDLNANNCHQPQQQQHHHHHHQQQQQHHLQTASTSLGLTGSLSTSSLTASATSKTMTTLVKIEASSPKVNDLDKSSCNTSNSVPIGIAVARKRPQEANNATLNSGSNLALQSTLNKDMNCFGIRVADLGGTGCGNLYFTGNGDLMTTGSATAEELALSAAGVNRAPSTFWQYPNALPIESVISMSPATVGLQYSREASRGQVVLLPAAPAALAGISNFPFLTPTDPFQQAAAAAAFVWPSAYIPQAATAPGAAAAAAALQPSPNFIFPSMGHAHPQLGATPPYASTLQLYLAAAASGSSTLCQHSNQQTSSTTTTNSSTINLSLAGAGAGSGVTCSTSSSSLSSLSSSSSSRFLSLSTQPPPPPPKPFPMNSLLLPAPAALKLEDYPLAQPLPLPLPLPLGTLPLPEHGSARESSEQQALNLMRLPTPPTSATMEPTAGHSLPHPILFQPSPSTPTPMPALLNLSMHGAAVNTATPTPTEETALNYKLHAPLTPQTPPRLGTAPATLPQMQDVNIQTDTPVCSDEENSSCPLKATQDPVQPLELTKPSESSASNPNQPNECHTQTSPSDKIPPMPEAPLEPPALVPLQQQTPPADLTGLLLLSNISTNSKPLMRVKQEPVEHYEPAPIPAPAPQPLSMPMPMPVEPLQQMIEMHEPQQSEPLGGLKLLCALAEQRIQEEGNSLFTTPTSRTPTPPPTPPRADTPPSSFASLQQSSPTFPSMQGIELPTTSSAAASVGELPLTPVKRKKHKHSKSNALCGDSRKASRCSKKSKKKRRHSRSQQQQLLGEDNASELQDDELQAELRNALKVMDPTNAQRFGQEVFSMMDNRMRMRLADVTRQYRKKKRKLDEISKHKKKKKCSKLQQQQQQQQQQQQTLSLQSTPTPTLQQPQLTLSSTLSGVLGTSSPLRDCKFSKFSSFMRLPEKTHSFPPPPEPSLLQQTPPESSTLPSSRNSRSPSTTSFVRLEPSALDAAVAVAPTSITSNASKHAVAAKTAARRERKLKASTLDAQQATEAKRRLTAADAELQLTSEHLYRDETRVLTDMGGLFYAGVMKPLRPPDVYAITLDGERGNKSHVMSREDILKDTILEVAPKSVEDVPVGTRLCAYWSQQYRCLYPGRAIESESAHESQQAALTTAAAATTAGTGTATTLQDFVSVEFDDGDSGRIRLKNIRLLLSNYPIAVGKQKRGALRSGDNCAGAGPALEQAAAASADEGHNSHHGFSMTSDNTTSLAATMELFTQRSEKKRLKKSLKKLNKAQNGNGQCGSESNGLDANGAAAGDGLDDGNRKHHKHKKRKKHKKHHRKNGNEEAEPPAQEYVVAKAQAEQPAVVAPPVKQEVKVKAEQLDIEEETTSNVMSEISDEVKGDELVGHNNSKGSSKIAAFLPERQLWGWFGTAYRKAGVKGRARKQFYKTIKRGKETITVGDCAVFLSTGRPDRPYIGRIESMWETTAGNRVVRVAWFYHPEETNGCPKLKYPGALFESPHEDENDVQTISHRCEVLQFVSYFNKFGVDSKQYQSIYDNNDTYYLAGHYNPRLQVLKLQDDIPTLEELQDTTTNTTITTTEN
- the LOC108603954 gene encoding protein winged eye isoform X1, encoding MATFNATNVTSNSNAADALASGATFLVPATATPVSAATVGTVGTHPLQLDPFGGLSTHSPYLGAGVPPLQPLPLHHHHQQTTNSSSSYTFVQIKREPVNDLNANNCHQPQQQQHHHHHHQQQQQHHLQTASTSLGLTGSLSTSSLTASATSKTMTTLVKIEASSPKVNDLDKSSCNTSNSVPIGIAVARKRPQEANNATLNSGSNLALQSTLNKDMNCFGIRVADLGGTGCGNLYFTGNGDLMTTGSATAEELALSAAGVNRAPSTFWQYPNALPIESVISMSPATVGLQYSREASRGQVVLLPAAPAALAGISNFPFLTPTDPFQQAAAAAAFVWPSAYIPQAATAPGAAAAAAALQPSPNFIFPSMGHAHPQLGATPPYASTLQLYLAAAASGSSTLCQHSNQQTSSTTTTNSSTINLSLAGAGAGSGVTCSTSSSSLSSLSSSSSSRFLSLSTQPPPPPPKPFPMNSLLLPAPAALKLEDYPLAQPLPLPLPLPLGTLPLPEHGSARESSEQQALNLMRLPTPPTSATMEPTAGHSLPHPILFQPSPSTPTPMPALLNLSMHGAAVNTATPTPTEETALNYKLHAPLTPQTPPRLGTAPATLPQMQDVNIQTDTPVCSDEENSSCPLKATQDPVQPLELTKPSESSASNPNQPNECHTQTSPSDKIPPMPEAPLEPPALVPLQQQTPPADLTGLLLLSNISTNSKPLMRVKQEPVEHYEPAPIPAPAPQPLSMPMPMPVEPLQQMIEMHEPQQSEPLGGLKLLCALAEQRIQEEGNSLFTTPTSRTPTPPPTPPRADTPPSSFASLQQSSPTFPSMQGIELPTTSSAAASVGELPLTPVKRKKHKHSKSNALCGDSRKASRCSKKSKKKRRHSRSQQQQLLGEDNASELQDDELQAELRNALKVMDPTNAQRFGQEVFSMMDNRMRMRLADVTRQYRKKKRKLDEISKHKKKKKCSKLQQQQQQQQQQQQTLSLQSTPTPTLQQPQLTLSSTLSGVLGTSSPLRDCKFSKFSSFMRLPEKTHSFPPPPEPSLLQQTPPESSTLPSSRNSRSPSTTSFVRLEPSALDAAVAVAPTSITSNASKHAVAAKTAARRERKLKASTLDAQQATEAKRRLTAADAELQLTSEHLYRDETRVLTDMGGLFYAGVMKPLRPPDVYAITLDGERGNKSHVMSREDILKDTILEVAPKSVEDVPVGTRLCAYWSQQYRCLYPGRAIESESAHESQQAALTTAAAATTAGTGTATTLQDFVSVEFDDGDSGRIRLKNIRLLLSNYPIAEYNDNPLYSVGKQKRGALRSGDNCAGAGPALEQAAAASADEGHNSHHGFSMTSDNTTSLAATMELFTQRSEKKRLKKSLKKLNKAQNGNGQCGSESNGLDANGAAAGDGLDDGNRKHHKHKKRKKHKKHHRKNGNEEAEPPAQEYVVAKAQAEQPAVVAPPVKQEVKVKAEQLDIEEETTSNVMSEISDEVKGDELVGHNNSKGSSKIAAFLPERQLWGWFGTAYRKAGVKGRARKQFYKTIKRGKETITVGDCAVFLSTGRPDRPYIGRIESMWETTAGNRVVRVAWFYHPEETNGCPKLKYPGALFESPHEDENDVQTISHRCEVLQFVSYFNKFGVDSKQYQSIYDNNDTYYLAGHYNPRLQVLKLQDDIPTLEELQDTTTNTTITTTEN
- the LOC108603954 gene encoding protein winged eye isoform X4, with amino-acid sequence MATFNATNVTSNSNAADALASGATFLVPATATPVSAATVGTVGTHPLQLDPFGGLSTHSPYLGAGVPPLQPLPLHHHHQQTTNSSSSYTFVQIKREPVNDLNANNCHQPQQQQHHHHHHQQQQQHHLQTASTSLGLTGSLSTSSLTASATSKTMTTLVKIEASSPKVNDLDKSSCNTSNSVPIGIAVARKRPQEANNATLNSGSNLALQSTLNKDMNCFGIRVADLGGTGCGNLYFTGNGDLMTTGSATAEELALSAAGVNRAPSTFWQYPNALPIESVISMSPATVGLQYSREASRGQVVLLPAAPAALDPFQQAAAAAAFVWPSAYIPQAATAPGAAAAAAALQPSPNFIFPSMGHAHPQLGATPPYASTLQLYLAAAASGSSTLCQHSNQQTSSTTTTNSSTINLSLAGAGAGSGVTCSTSSSSLSSLSSSSSSRFLSLSTQPPPPPPKPFPMNSLLLPAPAALKLEDYPLAQPLPLPLPLPLGTLPLPEHGSARESSEQQALNLMRLPTPPTSATMEPTAGHSLPHPILFQPSPSTPTPMPALLNLSMHGAAVNTATPTPTEETALNYKLHAPLTPQTPPRLGTAPATLPQMQDVNIQTDTPVCSDEENSSCPLKATQDPVQPLELTKPSESSASNPNQPNECHTQTSPSDKIPPMPEAPLEPPALVPLQQQTPPADLTGLLLLSNISTNSKPLMRVKQEPVEHYEPAPIPAPAPQPLSMPMPMPVEPLQQMIEMHEPQQSEPLGGLKLLCALAEQRIQEEGNSLFTTPTSRTPTPPPTPPRADTPPSSFASLQQSSPTFPSMQGIELPTTSSAAASVGELPLTPVKRKKHKHSKSNALCGDSRKASRCSKKSKKKRRHSRSQQQQLLGEDNASELQDDELQAELRNALKVMDPTNAQRFGQEVFSMMDNRMRMRLADVTRQYRKKKRKLDEISKHKKKKKCSKLQQQQQQQQQQQQTLSLQSTPTPTLQQPQLTLSSTLSGVLGTSSPLRDCKFSKFSSFMRLPEKTHSFPPPPEPSLLQQTPPESSTLPSSRNSRSPSTTSFVRLEPSALDAAVAVAPTSITSNASKHAVAAKTAARRERKLKASTLDAQQATEAKRRLTAADAELQLTSEHLYRDETRVLTDMGGLFYAGVMKPLRPPDVYAITLDGERGNKSHVMSREDILKDTILEVAPKSVEDVPVGTRLCAYWSQQYRCLYPGRAIESESAHESQQAALTTAAAATTAGTGTATTLQDFVSVEFDDGDSGRIRLKNIRLLLSNYPIAEYNDNPLYSVGKQKRGALRSGDNCAGAGPALEQAAAASADEGHNSHHGFSMTSDNTTSLAATMELFTQRSEKKRLKKSLKKLNKAQNGNGQCGSESNGLDANGAAAGDGLDDGNRKHHKHKKRKKHKKHHRKNGNEEAEPPAQEYVVAKAQAEQPAVVAPPVKQEVKVKAEQLDIEEETTSNVMSEISDEVKGDELVGHNNSKGSSKIAAFLPERQLWGWFGTAYRKAGVKGRARKQFYKTIKRGKETITVGDCAVFLSTGRPDRPYIGRIESMWETTAGNRVVRVAWFYHPEETNGCPKLKYPGALFESPHEDENDVQTISHRCEVLQFVSYFNKFGVDSKQYQSIYDNNDTYYLAGHYNPRLQVLKLQDDIPTLEELQDTTTNTTITTTEN